A single genomic interval of halophilic archaeon DL31 harbors:
- a CDS encoding PhoU family protein (PFAM: PhoU; Regulator of K+ conductance, C-terminal~KEGG: hut:Huta_1522 TrkA-C domain protein), whose protein sequence is MEPGDVEYEPVSVKALLSEMKDTAELLIDLSYSAVLAGSDEVAEEVLALEERMDVLQLKARMSLLMASRSPEDAEALAPVLGVVGAAEKIANAAGDIAKIVLEDIGLPEAMRAAIPEATESLLRASVVEDSAYAGRTLGAINMETGTGVRVIAIRRASNTGKQAWITNPDRETAMEAGDVLLLRGFGEGLSTVYEAATGDEYEPPTPPEQPIEDLERAVDSIILMKNMSELAVDLAYGSVLFNSEGVAEEVVELEAEVDALESRFEAWTLQAAGRVEDPVSLRGLVHLASATEVISDAALELSEGVLMGLDTHPVVAAAVEESDEIIVRVTVAGGAELAGQTLGDLLLQTETGMRVIAIRRPGEETEWVVSPGADTELRAGDVLIAKGTRAGAERLSELAGDPQHYDE, encoded by the coding sequence ATGGAACCCGGCGACGTCGAGTACGAACCGGTCAGCGTGAAGGCGCTGCTGTCCGAGATGAAAGACACCGCCGAGCTACTCATCGATCTGTCGTACTCGGCCGTGCTGGCGGGGAGCGACGAGGTGGCCGAGGAGGTGCTCGCCCTTGAGGAGCGCATGGACGTACTCCAGCTCAAAGCCCGAATGAGCCTGCTGATGGCCTCTCGAAGCCCGGAGGACGCCGAAGCGCTCGCGCCCGTGCTGGGTGTCGTCGGCGCAGCCGAAAAAATCGCCAACGCCGCCGGCGATATCGCGAAAATCGTGCTCGAGGATATCGGCCTCCCGGAGGCGATGCGGGCGGCCATCCCCGAGGCCACCGAATCGCTCCTCCGTGCCAGCGTCGTCGAGGACTCAGCGTACGCTGGCCGTACGCTCGGTGCGATCAACATGGAGACCGGGACGGGGGTGCGCGTTATCGCCATCCGCCGTGCGAGCAACACAGGAAAGCAGGCCTGGATCACCAACCCAGACCGCGAGACGGCTATGGAGGCCGGCGACGTGCTCCTCCTGCGCGGATTCGGTGAGGGGCTCTCGACGGTGTACGAGGCGGCCACCGGCGACGAGTATGAGCCACCCACGCCCCCTGAACAACCCATCGAGGACCTGGAGCGAGCGGTCGACTCCATCATCCTGATGAAGAACATGTCCGAGTTGGCGGTCGATTTGGCCTACGGCTCGGTGCTGTTCAACAGCGAAGGGGTCGCCGAGGAGGTCGTGGAGTTGGAGGCTGAGGTCGATGCGCTGGAGTCGCGGTTCGAGGCGTGGACGCTCCAGGCTGCGGGTCGCGTCGAGGACCCCGTCAGCCTGCGAGGGCTCGTGCATCTGGCCTCGGCCACAGAAGTCATCAGCGACGCCGCGCTGGAACTCAGCGAGGGCGTCCTCATGGGGCTGGACACCCACCCCGTCGTCGCCGCAGCCGTCGAGGAGTCCGACGAGATTATCGTCCGTGTCACCGTCGCCGGCGGGGCCGAGTTGGCGGGTCAGACGCTGGGCGACTTGTTGCTCCAAACCGAGACGGGAATGCGCGTCATCGCCATCCGGCGGCCGGGCGAGGAAACCGAGTGGGTCGTCTCTCCGGGGGCCGACACCGAACTTCGCGCGGGCGACGTGCTCATCGCGAAAGGGACACGAGCCGGTGCCGAACGGCTCTCAGAGCTGGCGGGTGACCCGCAGCACTACGACGAGTAA
- a CDS encoding 50S ribosomal protein L40e (KEGG: hut:Huta_1320 50S ribosomal protein L40e~HAMAP: 50S ribosomal protein L40e~PFAM: Ribosomal protein L40e): MAKFDKAAARILDKQICMRCNARNPQRAEECRKCGYGNLRPKAKEPRSV, encoded by the coding sequence ATGGCTAAGTTCGACAAGGCAGCGGCACGCATTCTGGACAAGCAGATCTGTATGCGCTGTAACGCCCGCAACCCCCAGCGCGCTGAGGAGTGCCGGAAGTGCGGCTACGGGAATCTCCGACCCAAGGCCAAAGAGCCCCGTTCGGTCTAA
- a CDS encoding preprotein translocase subunit SecG (KEGG: hut:Huta_0325 preprotein translocase subunit SecG) — translation MGMSSNDGGLMSSAGLVRYFDAEDRNAIRIDPKTVVAFGMLFGVLVILLNVV, via the coding sequence ATGGGTATGAGCAGTAACGACGGCGGCCTGATGTCCAGCGCAGGGCTGGTCCGCTACTTCGACGCCGAGGACCGCAATGCCATCCGAATCGACCCCAAGACGGTGGTCGCGTTCGGGATGCTGTTCGGCGTGTTGGTCATCCTCCTCAACGTCGTGTAA
- a CDS encoding Thioredoxin domain-containing protein (PFAM: Thioredoxin domain~KEGG: hbo:Hbor_27560 thioredoxin domain-containing protein), with protein MTVRLKDFYADWCGPCKTQDPILEELEEAFGDVEFEKIDVDQDQETANEYSVRSLPTLVIENDDGVIERFVGVTQRDQLEDALRQAGA; from the coding sequence ATGACTGTTCGACTCAAAGATTTCTACGCGGACTGGTGTGGCCCCTGCAAAACTCAGGACCCCATCCTCGAGGAGCTCGAGGAGGCGTTCGGCGACGTCGAGTTCGAGAAAATCGACGTTGACCAGGATCAGGAAACCGCCAACGAGTACTCGGTTCGCTCGCTCCCAACGCTCGTCATCGAGAACGACGACGGCGTCATCGAGCGGTTCGTCGGTGTCACCCAGCGTGACCAGCTCGAGGACGCGCTGCGGCAGGCCGGCGCCTGA
- a CDS encoding Glutamine amidotransferase subunit pdxT (TIGRFAM: pyridoxal 5'-phosphate synthase, glutaminase subunit Pdx2~HAMAP: Glutamine amidotransferase subunit pdxT~KEGG: hmu:Hmuk_0551 glutamine amidotransferase subunit PdxT~PFAM: SNO glutamine amidotransferase) — translation MQAGVIAVQGDVSEHASAIKRAARAHGEDADVVEIRNAGIVPDCDVLLMPGGESTTISRLLRDEGIASEIQDHVAAGKPVLATCAGLIVASTDAKDERVETLDLIDVTVDRNAFGRQKDSFEAPLDVKGLDSPFPAVFIRAPLIDEIGEDVQVLATWEGDPVAVKQGAIVGTSFHPELTTDARIHDLAFFDTVEASQ, via the coding sequence ATGCAAGCAGGCGTTATCGCGGTTCAGGGCGACGTGAGCGAGCACGCGTCCGCCATCAAGCGCGCGGCCAGAGCCCACGGTGAGGACGCTGACGTGGTGGAGATTCGCAACGCCGGCATCGTCCCCGACTGTGATGTGCTGCTGATGCCGGGCGGGGAGTCGACCACCATCTCCCGGCTGCTCCGGGACGAAGGAATCGCCTCGGAGATACAGGACCACGTGGCCGCAGGCAAGCCCGTGCTCGCGACGTGTGCGGGGCTCATCGTCGCCTCCACAGACGCGAAAGACGAGCGGGTCGAAACCCTCGACCTCATCGACGTGACCGTCGACCGCAACGCGTTCGGCCGGCAGAAAGACTCCTTCGAGGCGCCTCTCGACGTGAAGGGGCTGGACAGCCCCTTCCCCGCGGTGTTCATCCGCGCACCGCTCATCGACGAGATAGGCGAGGACGTACAGGTGCTCGCGACCTGGGAGGGCGACCCCGTTGCGGTGAAGCAGGGAGCCATCGTCGGCACCTCCTTCCACCCCGAACTGACGACCGACGCACGAATTCACGACCTCGCGTTCTTCGACACCGTGGAGGCGTCACAGTGA
- a CDS encoding NADPH-dependent F420 reductase (KEGG: hvo:HVO_0433 NADPH-dependent F420 reductase~TIGRFAM: NADPH-dependent F420 reductase~PFAM: NADP oxidoreductase, coenzyme F420-dependent) produces MDIALLGGTGDIGEGLALRFAYHTNHDVLVGSRRAAKAEGKAEEYETELDSRGIDVTIEGGTNEDVATVADVVVLAVPPYHVTDIIEAVADELDEGDILVSPATGMDRDDHGFHYAPPPAGSVTEHAAAAVPDGVPLVGAFHNLAAARLANLDAELGIDTFVLADDEDAKDIVKHLAEGIGGLRVLDAGPIANAAEVESLTPLLINVATNNEGLHDLGLELK; encoded by the coding sequence ATGGATATCGCGCTACTCGGCGGCACGGGCGACATCGGCGAGGGGCTCGCGCTCCGCTTTGCCTATCACACGAACCACGACGTGCTCGTCGGCTCCCGGAGGGCGGCGAAGGCCGAGGGGAAAGCCGAGGAGTACGAGACCGAACTCGACTCCCGCGGCATCGACGTGACCATCGAGGGCGGCACGAACGAGGACGTGGCGACGGTCGCCGATGTGGTTGTGCTCGCGGTCCCGCCCTACCACGTCACCGACATCATCGAGGCCGTGGCGGACGAGCTTGACGAGGGTGATATCCTCGTCTCCCCCGCGACCGGGATGGACCGCGACGACCACGGCTTCCACTACGCGCCGCCGCCTGCGGGCAGCGTCACCGAGCACGCCGCCGCCGCGGTGCCGGACGGAGTCCCGCTCGTAGGGGCGTTCCACAACCTCGCGGCGGCCCGGCTCGCCAACCTCGACGCCGAACTCGGCATCGACACGTTCGTCCTCGCCGACGACGAGGACGCAAAGGACATCGTCAAGCATCTCGCCGAGGGGATCGGGGGGCTGCGCGTGCTCGACGCCGGTCCCATCGCCAACGCCGCAGAAGTGGAGTCGCTGACGCCGCTACTCATCAACGTCGCCACGAACAATGAGGGGCTGCATGACCTTGGGCTGGAGCTGAAGTAG
- a CDS encoding protein of unknown function DUF99 (KEGG: hut:Huta_1767 protein of unknown function DUF99~manually curated~PFAM: Protein of unknown function DUF99) has protein sequence MNSGSRAVGIAFSDATTTSTCAGAVVRADRVVDGFAFARCTVGGEDATDAVCRLVSDLARPDVSALLLAGVAPAWFNLLDLQHIHAETTLPTLAVSFEASEGLAPAIRREFEGDEQAWRLDRYESLPPRYALPLHDERVFVRAIGVETIVAADSTDAHADAADADSNPPTLAPNCETARIVRGHTPEGGRPEPLRVARLAARAGREFAGTEH, from the coding sequence ATTAACTCCGGGAGCCGCGCAGTCGGCATCGCTTTTTCCGACGCCACCACAACGAGTACCTGCGCCGGCGCCGTCGTCCGCGCCGACCGGGTCGTCGACGGCTTCGCGTTCGCTCGCTGTACGGTCGGTGGCGAGGATGCAACCGACGCCGTCTGTCGGCTCGTTTCCGATCTCGCCCGACCCGACGTCTCAGCACTCCTGCTCGCGGGCGTCGCGCCCGCCTGGTTCAATCTGCTCGACCTGCAACACATCCACGCAGAAACGACTCTCCCGACGCTCGCCGTCTCGTTCGAAGCCAGCGAAGGGCTCGCCCCTGCGATTCGCCGGGAGTTCGAGGGCGACGAGCAAGCGTGGCGGCTAGACCGCTACGAGTCACTCCCGCCACGCTATGCGCTCCCGCTGCACGATGAGCGGGTGTTCGTCCGAGCGATTGGTGTGGAGACCATCGTCGCCGCCGACTCAACCGACGCCCACGCTGACGCCGCAGACGCTGACAGCAACCCCCCGACGCTCGCCCCGAACTGCGAAACTGCGCGCATCGTCCGCGGGCACACGCCTGAGGGCGGCCGCCCGGAGCCACTTCGCGTGGCCAGACTGGCGGCCCGCGCGGGTCGGGAGTTCGCGGGCACAGAGCACTAA
- a CDS encoding hypothetical protein (KEGG: htu:Htur_3156 hypothetical protein), protein MGFGSYDESDQGDQQIDMNDGDEAVDADGGAHDGSVEFDNGASNDELLDRLQDIKGD, encoded by the coding sequence ATGGGATTCGGGAGCTACGATGAATCCGATCAGGGGGATCAGCAGATCGACATGAACGACGGCGACGAGGCAGTCGACGCCGACGGGGGCGCCCACGACGGCTCCGTCGAGTTCGACAACGGTGCGAGCAACGACGAACTCTTAGACCGGCTTCAGGACATCAAGGGCGATTAA
- a CDS encoding hypothetical protein (KEGG: hvo:HVO_0468 hypothetical protein): MDQDQRETAVGSMAEALSVKRNAAIGVGVGLLLAALAYLFRVLELAGPFGGTRQYPVLGEMGWFLVLAFVLASSTALLVSSLLTVISLARFLQNAEPEDRYSS, translated from the coding sequence ATGGACCAGGACCAGCGTGAGACAGCCGTCGGCTCGATGGCCGAGGCGCTCTCGGTCAAGCGCAACGCCGCCATCGGCGTCGGTGTGGGCCTGCTGCTCGCGGCGCTCGCCTACCTCTTTCGCGTCCTCGAACTCGCCGGCCCGTTTGGCGGCACCCGCCAGTACCCCGTTCTCGGGGAGATGGGCTGGTTTCTGGTGCTCGCGTTCGTGCTCGCGAGTTCGACGGCGCTGCTGGTGAGTTCGCTACTGACAGTCATCTCACTCGCCAGATTTCTGCAGAACGCTGAGCCTGAAGACCGTTACTCGTCGTAG
- a CDS encoding protein of unknown function UPF0146 (PFAM: Uncharacterised protein family UPF0146~KEGG: hmu:Hmuk_0306 protein of unknown function UPF0146), translating to MPRTTDPLLVSRLSDAARLLEVGIGDRPAIAAALVDAGADVRATDVRPVEVSAGVRFRVEDLTAHGELDEFHAVDVVYALNCPPELHRPLQELAAAVGADCYFTTLGTDPPAVPVEQEQLTGTVDGDPVRETLYRATNRETTP from the coding sequence ATGCCCCGCACCACTGACCCCCTTCTCGTCAGCCGCTTGTCCGACGCTGCGCGGCTGCTGGAGGTCGGCATCGGCGACCGACCAGCGATCGCAGCCGCACTCGTCGACGCGGGCGCCGACGTGCGCGCAACGGACGTTCGGCCGGTGGAGGTTTCAGCAGGCGTCCGGTTCCGAGTGGAAGATCTGACGGCCCACGGTGAGCTGGACGAGTTTCATGCGGTGGACGTCGTGTACGCACTCAACTGCCCGCCGGAGCTGCACCGCCCGCTGCAGGAACTCGCGGCAGCGGTGGGCGCGGACTGTTACTTCACCACTCTCGGCACAGATCCGCCGGCCGTGCCGGTCGAGCAGGAACAGCTCACGGGGACCGTGGATGGGGACCCGGTTCGAGAGACGCTGTACCGGGCGACGAATCGCGAGACGACGCCGTAG
- a CDS encoding putative metallo-beta-lactamase family hydrolase (KEGG: hvo:HVO_0441 putative metallo-beta-lactamase family hydrolase), whose amino-acid sequence MNPVNVTADADGFTCNAYLVQGEVTTLVDAGAMPGVVEEVEAHVDDIDCVVITHQHGDHVAELDAVLDAFDAECYAYADHPRRTHELEDGDTVQIGDHDYEVVYTPGHASDHVSFVSSAALFSGDVVVYNDGAFDNGSFGRTDMQGQSRERLVQSLEDLLGRLPDSVAGMYAGHGDPFVTADGETVQAVIERALERAKRRKPKYPGE is encoded by the coding sequence ATGAACCCGGTCAACGTCACCGCCGACGCAGATGGATTCACGTGTAACGCGTATCTGGTCCAGGGCGAGGTCACGACGCTGGTCGACGCCGGCGCGATGCCGGGCGTCGTCGAGGAGGTTGAGGCGCACGTCGACGATATCGACTGCGTGGTTATCACCCACCAACACGGTGACCACGTCGCCGAACTTGATGCGGTGCTCGACGCCTTCGATGCCGAGTGCTACGCCTACGCCGACCACCCACGACGGACCCACGAACTCGAAGACGGCGACACGGTCCAAATCGGTGACCACGACTACGAAGTGGTGTACACGCCCGGGCACGCCTCCGATCATGTCTCATTCGTTTCGTCGGCGGCGCTGTTCAGCGGCGACGTAGTAGTCTACAACGACGGTGCCTTCGACAACGGCAGTTTCGGCCGGACGGACATGCAGGGCCAGTCACGCGAGCGACTGGTTCAGAGTCTCGAGGACCTGCTGGGCCGGCTTCCAGACTCGGTTGCGGGAATGTACGCAGGTCACGGCGACCCGTTCGTGACTGCGGATGGCGAGACGGTCCAGGCAGTCATCGAGCGTGCACTCGAACGGGCCAAACGTCGGAAGCCCAAATACCCCGGCGAGTGA
- a CDS encoding Lactate utilization protein B/C (PFAM: Protein of unknown function DUF162~KEGG: htu:Htur_3880 protein of unknown function DUF162) yields MASALATFEASLSSLDVGRTRTTTAGFADALAAAVDAPAVGTELPFDGVSLDGTAVRTDPTPAQLQAATTGVTPVSGGIAEYGTVLVESRPVGDELVALYPERHVAVLRERDLVADVRSATRELADGFAEAPGSTVLATGVSATADMGATVEGVHGPKEVHVVILTDR; encoded by the coding sequence ATGGCTTCAGCGCTCGCGACGTTCGAAGCGTCGCTCTCCTCGCTCGATGTTGGGCGGACCCGCACGACTACGGCGGGGTTCGCCGACGCGCTCGCGGCGGCCGTGGACGCCCCCGCTGTTGGGACCGAACTCCCGTTCGACGGTGTCTCGCTCGACGGAACAGCCGTGCGGACCGACCCGACACCTGCCCAACTCCAGGCGGCGACGACGGGAGTAACACCTGTCAGTGGGGGTATCGCGGAGTACGGAACCGTGTTGGTCGAGTCCCGCCCCGTCGGTGATGAACTGGTCGCGCTCTACCCTGAGCGCCACGTCGCGGTGTTGCGAGAGCGTGACCTGGTAGCGGATGTCCGGAGCGCGACGCGTGAACTGGCCGACGGGTTCGCCGAAGCCCCTGGGAGTACGGTGCTCGCGACTGGCGTCAGCGCAACTGCGGACATGGGCGCAACAGTCGAAGGGGTACACGGGCCGAAGGAAGTGCACGTCGTCATCCTGACTGACCGATGA
- a CDS encoding HAD superfamily (subfamily IA) hydrolase, TIGR01548 (KEGG: hut:Huta_0328 HAD superfamily (subfamily IA) hydrolase, TIGR01548~TIGRFAM: HAD-superfamily hydrolase, subfamily IA, hypothetical 1~PFAM: Haloacid dehalogenase-like hydrolase), translating into MQADAVVLDVDGVLVDVADSYRRAIIETVERRHGETIERTTIQRFKDAGGFNNDWELTDAAALFVLARQAGYTTNAEAFTDAIAAHHESGLAAARAVVAEAADADNFDAEAVEAEWDPKGVRQTFQALYLGVKLYREIEGGEPPFEAPGYIHDEPVIVTPETIEALQTDYDVGVLTGRPAAEATIALERVGLDVPEAHRFTMDDWDAGKPDPHALVTLAERFDAESTVFVGDTLDDVRTAVNAAAADPARTYHGVGVLTGGLTGDAGRANYDDAGAGAVVDSVNDIPDLLE; encoded by the coding sequence ATGCAGGCAGACGCCGTCGTACTCGACGTTGACGGGGTGCTCGTGGACGTGGCCGACTCCTACCGGCGGGCCATCATCGAAACGGTGGAACGACGACACGGCGAGACGATCGAGCGCACAACCATCCAGCGGTTCAAGGATGCCGGCGGCTTCAACAACGATTGGGAGCTCACTGACGCCGCCGCCCTGTTCGTGCTCGCTCGACAGGCCGGTTATACAACTAATGCAGAGGCGTTCACTGACGCGATCGCCGCCCACCACGAGAGCGGTCTCGCTGCAGCCCGTGCTGTCGTTGCCGAGGCCGCCGACGCAGACAACTTCGATGCTGAAGCGGTCGAAGCCGAGTGGGACCCCAAGGGCGTCCGCCAGACGTTTCAGGCGCTCTATCTCGGTGTCAAACTGTACCGCGAGATTGAGGGTGGGGAGCCACCGTTCGAGGCACCGGGCTACATCCACGACGAACCAGTCATCGTCACTCCCGAGACTATCGAGGCGCTGCAAACCGACTACGACGTGGGCGTGCTGACGGGCCGCCCAGCCGCCGAGGCCACTATCGCGCTCGAGCGGGTTGGCCTCGACGTGCCGGAGGCACACCGCTTCACGATGGACGACTGGGACGCCGGCAAGCCCGACCCACACGCACTGGTCACGCTGGCCGAGCGGTTCGACGCCGAGAGTACGGTGTTCGTCGGCGACACGCTCGACGACGTCCGGACGGCGGTCAACGCGGCCGCGGCGGACCCCGCCCGCACCTACCACGGCGTGGGTGTGCTCACGGGTGGACTGACGGGCGACGCAGGCCGGGCGAACTACGACGACGCGGGCGCTGGGGCAGTGGTCGATTCCGTGAACGACATCCCCGACCTGCTGGAGTAG
- a CDS encoding Lactate utilization protein B/C (PFAM: Protein of unknown function DUF162; Cysteine-rich region, CCG~KEGG: hbo:Hbor_15190 hypothetical protein), with product MSSRREKAAHIRRLLETEGASVRANTTMFNENRYEVLDGFDEYEDLRDEAREIKEDAIERIPELIEQVRGSVEANGGEVYLADDAADANAYIEAVCETADAETVVKSKSMTTEELEVNDHLADAGVDTYETDLGEFVIQVADEAPSHLVGPGIHKSRAEIADLFNAEFAPEEPLETAEELTAFARDYLGERICEADVGMTGANFVAADSGTIALVTNEGNARKCAVTPETHIAVGGVEKLVPSVAELAPMIDLIAKSATGQEITQYVSLLTPPTDSPLIDFDDPDTPLSAQTGERSFHLVLVDNGRMAMREDEDLRETLYCIRCGACSNSCANFQHVGGHAFGGETYTGGIATGWEAGIEGTEGAEPGSLSPDSAEFGDLCTGCSRCVNACPVKIDIPWINTVVRDRRNRGAEPNGIETLVDGLVPDEERAGMDLGKRVFGNIGTLAKLGSATAPLSNWLAGSGPARAAMDRWVGIDHRRDLPAFQRETLRRWFANRDSVPAQTSVDSEPREAVLFPDTYTNYIEVERGKAAVRTLEVLGVDVELAPVTESGRAPLSQGMVATATSRAREAAAALEPFLERDRDIVVIEPSDVAMFRDEYEKLLDDDTAARLAEHSYDVLEYVYGLLENGADLGALQYGVGPVTYHSHCQQRTLGLEVYTEAVLERLGYEVETTEAECCGMAGSFGYKSEYYELSHAVGDSLAAEIEEVDAETGEARQIVASGTSCLEQLGDLLDRPATHPVELIAPDPNR from the coding sequence ATGAGTTCCCGTCGCGAAAAGGCCGCCCACATCAGGCGGCTACTCGAGACCGAGGGCGCGTCGGTCCGGGCGAACACGACGATGTTCAACGAGAACCGCTATGAGGTGCTCGACGGGTTTGATGAGTACGAGGACCTGCGCGACGAGGCTCGCGAAATCAAAGAAGATGCCATCGAGCGCATTCCGGAACTGATCGAGCAGGTTCGAGGGAGTGTCGAGGCAAACGGTGGCGAGGTGTACCTTGCTGACGACGCTGCCGACGCCAACGCCTACATCGAGGCGGTCTGTGAGACGGCCGACGCTGAGACGGTGGTGAAGTCCAAATCTATGACCACCGAGGAACTGGAGGTGAACGACCACCTCGCGGACGCTGGCGTCGACACCTATGAGACGGATCTCGGCGAGTTCGTGATTCAGGTAGCCGACGAGGCGCCCTCCCACCTCGTCGGGCCCGGGATTCACAAATCTCGAGCAGAGATTGCCGACCTGTTCAATGCGGAGTTCGCCCCTGAAGAGCCCCTCGAGACCGCCGAGGAGCTCACTGCGTTCGCTCGCGACTACTTGGGCGAGCGCATCTGCGAGGCCGACGTGGGGATGACCGGCGCGAACTTCGTCGCCGCCGACAGCGGCACTATCGCGCTGGTCACAAACGAGGGGAACGCTCGCAAGTGTGCAGTCACCCCAGAGACGCACATCGCCGTCGGGGGCGTCGAGAAACTGGTCCCCTCCGTCGCGGAACTGGCGCCCATGATCGACCTCATCGCCAAGAGCGCGACAGGACAGGAGATCACCCAGTACGTCTCGCTCCTGACGCCGCCGACGGACTCTCCGCTCATTGATTTCGACGACCCCGACACCCCGCTCTCTGCACAGACCGGCGAGCGCTCGTTCCACCTCGTGCTCGTCGACAACGGCCGAATGGCTATGCGGGAGGACGAGGACCTCCGGGAGACGCTCTACTGCATCCGGTGTGGGGCCTGCAGCAACAGTTGCGCCAACTTCCAGCACGTCGGCGGTCACGCCTTCGGCGGCGAGACCTACACCGGTGGCATCGCGACGGGCTGGGAAGCAGGTATCGAAGGGACAGAGGGCGCCGAGCCGGGCTCACTCTCGCCGGACTCAGCCGAGTTCGGCGACCTCTGTACCGGCTGCTCGCGGTGTGTGAATGCCTGTCCGGTGAAAATCGACATCCCGTGGATCAACACTGTCGTCCGGGACCGCCGCAACCGCGGTGCCGAACCGAACGGCATCGAGACCCTGGTCGACGGCCTCGTGCCCGACGAGGAGAGGGCAGGAATGGACCTCGGCAAGCGGGTGTTCGGGAACATCGGAACGCTCGCCAAACTCGGCAGCGCGACAGCCCCGCTCTCGAACTGGCTGGCCGGGAGCGGCCCTGCCCGGGCGGCGATGGACCGCTGGGTGGGCATCGACCACCGTCGGGACCTCCCGGCGTTCCAGCGCGAAACACTCCGACGATGGTTCGCGAACCGTGACTCGGTCCCTGCTCAAACGAGCGTCGACAGCGAGCCCCGGGAGGCGGTGCTGTTTCCGGACACCTACACGAACTACATCGAGGTCGAACGCGGCAAAGCCGCTGTCCGGACGCTGGAGGTGCTGGGCGTCGACGTGGAGCTGGCACCGGTAACCGAGAGCGGCCGCGCGCCGCTCTCCCAGGGGATGGTCGCGACCGCGACGAGCCGCGCCCGTGAGGCCGCGGCCGCGCTGGAGCCGTTCCTCGAACGGGACCGGGATATCGTCGTTATCGAGCCTTCAGACGTCGCGATGTTCCGCGACGAGTACGAGAAACTGCTCGACGACGACACTGCAGCGCGGTTGGCCGAGCACAGCTACGACGTGCTGGAGTACGTCTACGGCCTGCTGGAGAACGGTGCGGACCTCGGGGCGCTCCAGTACGGCGTCGGACCGGTCACCTACCACAGCCACTGCCAGCAGCGCACCCTCGGACTGGAGGTCTACACCGAGGCCGTCCTGGAGCGATTGGGCTACGAGGTCGAGACGACCGAGGCGGAGTGCTGCGGGATGGCGGGCAGTTTCGGCTACAAATCCGAGTACTACGAACTCAGCCACGCTGTCGGGGACTCACTGGCTGCAGAGATTGAGGAAGTGGACGCCGAGACGGGCGAGGCTCGCCAGATAGTCGCCAGCGGCACCTCCTGTCTGGAGCAGTTGGGTGACCTGCTCGACCGGCCAGCGACCCACCCCGTCGAGCTCATCGCGCCGGACCCGAACCGATAA
- a CDS encoding Phosphoribosyl-ATP pyrophosphatase (TIGRFAM: Phosphoribosyl-ATP pyrophosphohydrolase~HAMAP: Phosphoribosyl-ATP pyrophosphatase~KEGG: nph:NP0470A phosphoribosyl-ATP pyrophosphatase~PFAM: Phosphoribosyl-ATP pyrophosphohydrolase), translating to MTDANSDAVLEELFATIESRKAELPEGSYTTSLFTHEKGENAVLEKLGEESTEILLAAKDDDTEELAHESADFLYHLLVLLSMKEMEPEDVLAELESRF from the coding sequence GTGACCGACGCTAACAGCGATGCCGTGCTCGAAGAGCTGTTCGCGACGATCGAGTCCCGGAAGGCGGAACTCCCGGAGGGGAGCTACACCACCTCGCTGTTCACTCACGAGAAGGGGGAGAACGCCGTCCTCGAGAAGCTTGGCGAGGAGAGCACGGAAATCCTGCTGGCCGCCAAGGATGACGACACCGAGGAGCTGGCCCACGAGAGCGCGGATTTCCTCTATCACCTCCTCGTCCTCCTCTCGATGAAGGAGATGGAGCCTGAGGATGTGCTAGCCGAGCTCGAATCGCGATTCTGA